The genomic segment TTTCATTCTAAGTGCCGTGATAAACGATGCTATCTGTGCCTCTGTCGTTTGTCCTGTCATTATTTCAGTCATTACTTCTATCGCTTCTTTTTCCGATAAGTTTTCTTTTTGTACAATTTTTGAAATTGCTTCTTTAATCATAACTTCTCCCGAATGATACATCACAAATTGTTTAACGAATGGTCACGAATAAAATCAATCAAAACTTGTGCTGTAGAAAATTTTTCAATAGTTTCTTTCCCGGCTTTGTTAATATGTTATGAAACTGCTTTTAGTATGACTTCAACCATTGCTTCTAAATTCACTAACATATGCAAAAAAATAGTAAGATAAATAGAACCGGTTTTAAAACGGCAAAATCCAAACAACAAACCCATCAAAAAAATTGTCACTATCTCATATAATCCATACTGTAAATGTAATGATGCCCAAATCAAAGAGGTGATGATTATAGCTCCCACTATTTTCAAACGGGAGTATCTTATCCCTTCAAACAGAAAACCACGAAAAACTATTTCTTCGTAAATAGGTGCCATAATTACAACTACAATAAATAATAAAAGCGGGGAACGACTGGTTTTATATAAATCCACTAAATATTGAGAAGCAAACGGTCTTTTTATAATTATCTCAATAATATAGAATACTGCAATAATAATTCCGAAAGTAAGAGACCACTTTAATGACTCTTTTTTAGTAGGTATTTTCAATCCGATATATTCTCTAATCGAAAAACTTTTACGGATTTTCATAATATAAATTAATAAAGGGCCTTGAACAATATATGTCACAAAAAGGTTAATATGGTCAAAATAACTGTTTTTTCCAAAAATTTTAAAATAGCCGTAACGCCCTGTTATGTAAATCGCCAACTCAATCGCGAATAAAATTAAAACAATCCTCAAGGTCATCATTAAATTCCATGGAGCAGCAACTCCAACTTCCGAGAGTTCTTGTTTTTTTAGTTCCTTAATAAATTTTAAAAAACTAGAAATAACTATGGCTATAAAAACCAGATAAAAAACAATAAATAAAATATTCATAAATTCAGTGCCAAGAGAAAAAACTTTATAAAATCCTATTTTACTTTATCTTGCTTGCCCCTATTTTTTCTTTTTAATTCCAGAAAATTTTTCAATAGTTTCTTTCCCGGCTTTGTTAATATTGATTCAGGGTGAAATTGGATGCCCTCTACATAAACGTTGAGAGACGAGAGGTGAGAGGCGAGAAATTTCAACCGTAAGCCCATTATTTCGCCCTCTTTCGTCCATGCTGATATTTCCAGGCATTTTGGTAATGATTTTTTTTCTACGATTAGCGAATGATATCTTGTCGCTTCAAAAGGATTTTCTAAACCTTTAAATATTGTTTTGCCATCATGATAAATTAACGATGTTTTACCATGCATAAGTTTCGGAGCATGTATTACTTTTCCTCCCATTGCCGCACCAATTGACTGGTGTCCCAGACAGACACCCAAAATGGGTATTTTACCTGAAAAAGCTTTTACAACATCTATTGAAATTCCGGCTTCTTTCGGAGTACAAGGACCCGGAGAAATTACAATATGCGAAGGATTAAGTTTTTCAATTTCTTTTAATGTAATTTTATCATTTCTGAAAACTTCTATATCGGGATTTAACTCGCCGAGATACTGAACTAGGTTGTAGACGAAAGAATCGTAGTTATCTATTACTAATATCACTCTAATCCTCCCTCTGCCATTTCTATCGCTTTAACCAGCGCTTTCATTTTGTTAAGTGTTTCATTGTATTCCTTTTCAGGATTAGAATCAGCAACAATTCCGGCTGCTGCCTGTATATACGCATACCCGTCTTTCATAACTGCTGTCCTTATCGTTATAGCGCTATCAAGATTACCGGAAAATCCAAAGTATCCGACAGTTCCTGCATATGGACCGCGTTTTGTTTTCTCCAGTTCGTCAATAATTTCCATCGCTCTTATTTTCGGCGCACCTGTAACCGTGCCCGCAGGAAACGTGGCATGCAAAACGTCAAACTGGTCTAATCCGTTCCGTAATTTACCGATAACATCAGATACTATGTGCATAACATGGGAATATTTTTCAATAACCATAAGCTCCGGAACTTTTACGGAATTAAATTCGCTGATTCTGCCAAGATCGTTTCTGGCCAAGTCAACCAGCATTATATGTTCTGCTTTCTCTTTAGGGTCAGAAAGTAATTCCTTTTGTAAAACTTCGTCTTCGTCTTTATTTTTTCCCCGTTTAATTGTACCTGCTATAGGACGTATCTCTACTTTTTTATCTTCCAGACGCACCAGTATTTCAGGCGACGAACCTGCAATGTTGAGTTTGTCGAATTTCAAAAAATACATATATGGCGAAGGATTGACTATTCTCAAAGCTCTGTAAACATCAAACGGATTTGATTTTATTTTTGCTTTAAGCCGCTGTGAAATTTGAACCTGTATTATGTCTCCATCTGTAATATAATCCTTTGATATTTTCACATTTCTTTTGAATTCATTTTTTGTACAGTTGGATACAAAATTCAAAGAGGAATGTTTTTTTATATTTTTTTTAGCCGGTATAGGATTTTTCAATTTTTCGCTGATTTTGTCTATTTTTCTGAGTGCTGCTTTATAATTTTCTCTTATATTTTTTTTGCTGTCAATATGCGTATTAGAAACAATTTTTATAATGTGCTTTAAATTGTCAAATATTAAGATAGTATCGGTAAATACAAAAAACATATCAGGAATTTTAAGATCGTCTTTTTTGATAGCCGGCAGTTTTTCAAAAAACCTTACCATTTCGTAACCTATATATCCGACCGCACCGCCGTAAAATCTTGGTAACCCGTTGATTTTTACCGGATTGTAATTTGACATAAGCTTTTTAAAATAATTAAACGGGTCTTGCTCATTTATAATTTTTGATTTACCATTTTCGATAATTTCCAAAATATTATTTTGATACTTTACTATCTTTGAAGGATTATTTCCAAGAAATGAATATTCCCCCCATTTTTCCCCGCCTTCAATACTCTCAAGAAGATATGAATACTTTCCTTCTTCACCTTCACTTATCTTTAAAAATGCAGAAACAGGTGTCTCTTTATCAGCAAGAATCTCCTTATAAACAGGAATTAGATTTCCCTTTTTTGATAATTTTATAAATTCAGTTAGATTTGGATAATACATAATATATTTTAAGTTGGCGTCAGAACCTTATTATCTTTCCTTTTATGTTATCTTTATGCACAAAATAAATATTTTGATTTGTCTTTGCGTCAAGCCAATCCCGGGAATCGTTTGATACATCCCTGTTGTCACCTAAAACAAAGAAACAATCTTTTGGAATTTTC from the Elusimicrobiota bacterium genome contains:
- a CDS encoding type II CAAX endopeptidase family protein; the protein is MNILFIVFYLVFIAIVISSFLKFIKELKKQELSEVGVAAPWNLMMTLRIVLILFAIELAIYITGRYGYFKIFGKNSYFDHINLFVTYIVQGPLLIYIMKIRKSFSIREYIGLKIPTKKESLKWSLTFGIIIAVFYIIEIIIKRPFASQYLVDLYKTSRSPLLLFIVVVIMAPIYEEIVFRGFLFEGIRYSRLKIVGAIIITSLIWASLHLQYGLYEIVTIFLMGLLFGFCRFKTGSIYLTIFLHMLVNLEAMVEVILKAVS
- a CDS encoding aminodeoxychorismate/anthranilate synthase component II, giving the protein MILVIDNYDSFVYNLVQYLGELNPDIEVFRNDKITLKEIEKLNPSHIVISPGPCTPKEAGISIDVVKAFSGKIPILGVCLGHQSIGAAMGGKVIHAPKLMHGKTSLIYHDGKTIFKGLENPFEATRYHSLIVEKKSLPKCLEISAWTKEGEIMGLRLKFLASHLSSLNVYVEGIQFHPESILTKPGKKLLKNFLELKRKNRGKQDKVK
- the trpE gene encoding anthranilate synthase component I; its protein translation is MYYPNLTEFIKLSKKGNLIPVYKEILADKETPVSAFLKISEGEEGKYSYLLESIEGGEKWGEYSFLGNNPSKIVKYQNNILEIIENGKSKIINEQDPFNYFKKLMSNYNPVKINGLPRFYGGAVGYIGYEMVRFFEKLPAIKKDDLKIPDMFFVFTDTILIFDNLKHIIKIVSNTHIDSKKNIRENYKAALRKIDKISEKLKNPIPAKKNIKKHSSLNFVSNCTKNEFKRNVKISKDYITDGDIIQVQISQRLKAKIKSNPFDVYRALRIVNPSPYMYFLKFDKLNIAGSSPEILVRLEDKKVEIRPIAGTIKRGKNKDEDEVLQKELLSDPKEKAEHIMLVDLARNDLGRISEFNSVKVPELMVIEKYSHVMHIVSDVIGKLRNGLDQFDVLHATFPAGTVTGAPKIRAMEIIDELEKTKRGPYAGTVGYFGFSGNLDSAITIRTAVMKDGYAYIQAAAGIVADSNPEKEYNETLNKMKALVKAIEMAEGGLE